One Cynocephalus volans isolate mCynVol1 chromosome 7, mCynVol1.pri, whole genome shotgun sequence genomic region harbors:
- the SFRP5 gene encoding secreted frizzled-related protein 5: protein MRAAAGGARAAALALLLGALHGAPARGEEYDYYGWQAEPLHGRSYSKPPQCLDIPADLPLCHTVGYKRMRLPNLLEHESMAEVKQQASSWLPLLAKRCHSDTQVFLCSLFAPVCLDRPIYPCRSLCEAVRAGCAPLMEAYGFPWPEMLHCHKFPLDNDLCIAVQFGHLPATAPPVTKICAQCEMEHSADGLMEQMCSSDFVVKMRIKEIKIENGDRKLIGAQKKKKLLKPGPLKRKDTKRLVLHMKNGAGCPCPQLDSLAGSFLVMGRKVDGQLLLMAVYRWDKKNKEMKFAVKFMFSYPCSLYYPFFYGAAEPH, encoded by the exons ATGCGGGCGGCGGCGGGGGGCGCGCGGGCGGCGGCGCTGGCGCTGCTGCTGGGGGCGCTGCACGGGGCGCCGGCGCGCGGCGAGGAGTACGACTACTACGGCTGGCAGGCCGAGCCGCTGCACGGCCGCTCCTACTCCAAGCCGCCGCAGTGCCTCGACATCCCCGCCGACCTGCCGCTGTGCCACACGGTGGGCTACAAGCGCATGCGGCTGCCCAACCTGCTGGAGCACGAGAGCATGGCCGAGGTGAAGCAGCAGGCGAGCAGCTGGCTGCCACTGCTGGCCAAGCGCTGCCACTCGGACACGCAGGTCTTCCTCTGCTCGCTCTTCGCGCCCGTCTGCCTCGACCGGCCCATCTACCCGTGCCGCTCGCTGTGCGAGGCGGTGCGCGCCGGCTGCGCGCCGCTCATGGAGGCCTACGGCTTCCCCTGGCCCGAGATGCTGCACTGCCACAAGTTTCCCCTGGACAACGACCTCTGCATCGCTGTACAGTTCGGGCACCTGCCTGCCACCGCGCCTCCAG TGACCAAGATCTGCGCCCAGTGTGAGATGGAGCACAGCGCCGACGGCCTCATGGAGCAGATGTGCTCCAGCGACTTCG TGGTCAAAATGCGCATCAAGGAGATCAAGATAGAGAATGGGGACCGGAAGCTGATTGGAGCCCAGAAAAAGAAGAAGCTGCTGAAGCCGGGCCCCCTGAAGCGCAAGGACACCAAGAGGCTGGTGCTGCACATGAAGAATGGGGCGGGCTGCCCCTGCCCGCAGCTGGACAGCCTGGCAGGCAGCTTCCTGGTCATGGGCCGCAAGGTGGACGGACAGCTGCTGCTCATGGCCGTCTACCGCTGGGACAAGAAGAATAAGGAGATGAAGTTCGCAGTCAAATTCATGTTCTCCTACCCCTGCTCCCTCTACTACCCCTTCTTCTACGGGGCCGCAGAACCCCACTGA